In Pyrus communis chromosome 1, drPyrComm1.1, whole genome shotgun sequence, the following are encoded in one genomic region:
- the LOC137714403 gene encoding la-related protein 1C-like, giving the protein MAMAADSSVSHNSPRGPEFSTDGGGGVVDKRSSLPSPWAKVVRGGELEAVQSPPSLSSSLSSLGNLAVEQTPFSDWSQSSKAARSSPPPHTPDGFSAADSPNGHNSNAGRPKKPAWTKPSNSVVEVSPVTVMDASSWPALSESARASPKLPADPSPKTVSETIVNQESVPVSQGPVIAHSPNSKRHPANSANQNSTSNHAPARQRSIKRGGSGNNGGGHAHSGFGHPVTPPPPPPFPVFPILPNGYGNLVPAIPDPSPRDPSFRGSNWDARPVGGFVPQPHPVNDHRNSRRGNFGPRPRGDGHYHNNHGGKRDQDRGNYMHPRDVHMHQHRAPPMGLVRPLPPNNAAFPPQPARPYANPMGFPEFVYIPTLPLEPIRGMPPFISPPPHPAMFYPVAESPLPSLIINQIDYYFSDANLIKDDFLRSNMDAQGWIPISLIASFPRVKSLTTNIQLILDSLRASSIVEVQDDKVRRRNEWTKWISTAGQLPAESGSPSTLSSSVLSDNTLANSFGKMTVEGPSQNSMACKPDPNSVAIPESCSTESTSQSQLPNGDVTQTDH; this is encoded by the exons ATGGCCATGGCTGCCGATTCTTCTGTCAGTCACAACTCTCCGCGTGGCCCTGAATTTTCCACCGATGGTGGCGGCGGCGTTGTCGATAAGAGAAGTAGTTTACCCTCTCCATGGGCGAAAGTTGTCCGAGGAGGTGAACTAGAGGCCGTCCAATCTCCGCCGTCCTTATCCTCATCGTTGTCCTCATTGGGCAACTTGGCAGTGGAGCAAACCCCTTTTTCAGATTGGTCCCAATCCTCCAAAGCTGCTCGTTCTTCGCCGCCTCCGCATACGCCGGATGGTTTTTCAGCTGCTGACAGCCCCAATGGCCATAACAGCAATGCCGGTCGGCCAAAGAAGCCGGCTTGGACCAAGCCCTCCAACAGCGTAGTTGAGGTTAGTCCTGTAACAGTAATGGATGCTTCTTCTTGGCCTGCTTTATCCGAGTCGGCTAGGGCTTCACCTAAATTACCAGCTGATCCCTCTCCAAAGACTGTCTCCGAAACAATTGTCAACCAAGAATCAGTCCCTGTTTCCCAG GGACCTGTTATAGCACATTCACCCAACTCCAAAAGACATCCTGCTAATAGTGCAAATCAGAATTCCACATCTAATCATGCACCAGCTCGGCAAAGATCAATTAAGCGTGGTGGCAGTGGCAACAATGGGGGTGGGCATGCACATAGTGGTTTCGGACACCCTGTCAccccgccaccaccaccaccattccCTGTTTTCCCTATTCTTCCTAATGGGTATGGCAATCTGGTACCAGCAATACCAGATCCTTCTCCACGAGATCCTTCATTCCGGGGCAGCAATTGGGATGCTAGACCAGTTGGTGGCTTTGTGCCGCAACCACACCCAGTGAATGACCATCGGAATTCTCGTAGGGGAAATTTTGGACCGCGCCCACGTGGAGATGGTCACTACCACAATAATCACGGAGGCAAACGTGACCAGGATCGTGGAAACTATATGCATCCCAGGGATGTTCACATGCATCAGCATAGAGCCCCTCCAATGGGCCTTGTAAGGCCATTACCACCAAATAATGCTGCATTCCCGCCCCAGCCTGCAAGACCCTATGCAAACCCCATGGGTTTTCCTG AGTTTGTGTATATCCCTACATTGCCTTTGGAGCCCATTCGAGGCATGCCACCATTCATTTCTCCACCACCACATCCTGCAATGTTTTATCCTGTTGCAGAATCTCCTCTACCTTCATTGATAATCAACCAAATAGATTATTACTTCAG TGATGCTAATTTAATAAAAGATGACTTTCTACGGTCCAACATGGATGCTCAGGGTTGGATTCCTATATCTCTAATAGCAAGCTTTCCTCGG GTCAAGAGTTTGACAACCAATATCCAATTAATACTCGATTCCTTAAGAGCTTCCAGTATTGTTGAAGTACAG GATGATAAGGTGAGGAGGCGTAATGAATGGACCAAATGGATATCAACTGCTGGTCAGCTTCCAGCTGAGTCAGGTTCACCATCCACACTATCCTCCAGTGTATTAAGTGATAACACACTTGCAaattcttttggaaagatgaCTGTGGAAGGACCTAGCCAAAATAGTATGGCATGTAAGCCAGATCCAAACTCTGTGGCTATTCCAGAGAGTTGTTCAACCGAGTCAACTAGCCAATCACAACTTCCTAATGGGGATGTTACTCAAACCGATCATTGA
- the LOC137714412 gene encoding bZIP transcription factor 27-like gives MISTTTSSCSTKSMEDVWKDISLASLSRNASDNTSTSTHHPTAAAFRGIMLQDFLASTSTTSSNIDPPPPAAATTVLRLNCGTRSDLKQHLLETTSTTITGPPLLKPNSITRPTSTSVTTTTRPNSLNNPSSVFPSCCKKRALDDHDQNREDHHNSTNGGRHKRMMKNRESAARSRARKQAYINELEIEIAQLREENARLKRQLQAKTMINSSYLAAPTLAQQLLPKRQSLFRTSTAPF, from the exons ATGATTTCCACAACCACAAGTAGCTGTAGCACAAAGTCCATGGAAGATGTTTGGAAAGACATCAGCCTGGCGTCTCTTTCTCGAAACGCCAGCGACAACACCAGCACCTCCACTCACCACCCCACTGCCGCTGCTTTTCGGGGCATCATGTTGCAAGATTTCTTGGCTTCTACTAGTACTACTTCCTCCAACATCGACCCACCACCACCCGCTGCCGCTACTACTGTTCTGCGCTTGAATTGTGGGACTCGATCTGATCTTAAACAGCATTTACTTGAAACCACTAGTACTACTATCACTGGTCCTCCTCTATTGAAACCAAATTCAATTACTCGTCCTACTAGTACTAGTGTTACTACTACTACTAGGCCTAATTCTTTGAATAATCCCTCTTCAGTCTTCCCTTCTTGCTGCAAGAAAAGGGCTCTAGATGATCATGATCAAAATCGTGAGGATCATCACAACTCCACTAATGGCGGCCGCCATAAGCGCATGATGAAGAATCGAGAGTCCGCTGCTCGCTCCAGAGCCCGAAA GCAGGCTTATATAAATGAGTTGGAGATTGAAATTGCACAGCTGCGGGAGGAGAATGCCAGGCTCAAGAGACAGCTGCAAGCAAAGACGATGATCAATTCA TCCTACTTGGCTGCCCCTACCCTTGCTCAGCAGCTGCTTCCAAAAAGGCAATCCCTGTTCAGAACTTCAACAGCTCCATTTTGA
- the LOC137708039 gene encoding probable cinnamyl alcohol dehydrogenase 6 — protein MAQTTPNHTQTVSGWAAHDPSGKVTPFVFKRRENGINDVTIKVLYCGICHTDLHFAKNDWGMTMYPVVPGHEITGLITKVGSNVKEFKEGDRVGVGCLAATCLECEFCKSSQENYCDQLQFTYNGIFWDGSITYGGYSKMLVADHRYVVHIPENLPLDATAPLLCAGVTVFTPMKDHKLHKTTGKKIGVVGLGGLGHVAVKFGKAFGHHVTVISTSPAKEKEAKEHLGADDFLVSTDPQQLQKGKRTLDFILNTVSAKHSLGSILELLKVNGTMVVVGAPDQPFELPSFPLIFGKRAVKGSVIGGISETREMMNLCGQHNITCDIELTTPDKINEALDRVAKNDVRYRFVIDIAAADANARMPSKL, from the exons ATGGCTCAGACGACTCCAAATCACACACAGACAGTTTCTGGGTGGGCAGCTCACGATCCCTCCGGCAAGGTTACTCCTTTCGTCTTCAAACGAAg AGAAAATGGGATCAACGATGTGACCATAAAGGTCTTGTACTGTGGGATATGCCACACTGATCTCCACTTTGCTAAGAATGACTGGGGCATGACCATGTATCCCGTAGTTCCCGG GCATGAGATTACAGGGCTGATAACGAAAGTTGGGAGCAACGTGAAGGAGTTCAAGGAAGGAGACAGAGTCGGGGTTGGGTGTTTGGCGGCGACATGTTTGGAGTGTGAGTTCTGCAAATCCTCCCAAGAGAACTACTGCGACCAGCTCCAGTTTACATACAACGGCATCTTCTGGGACGGCAGTATCACCTACGGTGGCTACTCCAAGATGTTGGTCGCAGATCACAG GTACGTGGTACACATACCAGAGAATCTACCGTTAGATGCAACAGCGCCGCTTTTGTGCGCGGGGGTGACGGTGTTCACCCCCATGAAAGACCACAAGCTCCACAAAACAACGGGGAAGAAGATCGGGGTGGTTGGTCTCGGAGGTCTGGGACACGTAGCAGTGAAGTTTGGGAAAGCCTTTGGTCACCATGTAACTGTCATCAGCACCTCTCCAGCCAAAGAGAAAGAGGCTAAAGAACATTTGGGTGCCGACGACTTCCTCGTCAGCACTGATCCTCAACAACTGCAG AAAGGGAAGAGGACACTCGACTTCATATTAAATACAGTGTCCGCTAAGCACTCGCTTGGGTCCATCTTAGAACTGCTCAAAGTGAATGGAACTATGGTGGTTGTGGGTGCACCGGACCAGCCATTTGAATTGCCTTCATTTCCTCTTATATTTG GAAAGAGAGCAGTGAAGGGAAGTGTGATAGGAGGAATTAGTGAGACAAGGGAGATGATGAATTTATGTGGGCAACACAACATAACGTGCGACATTGAACTTACAACGCCGGACAAAATCAACGAGGCATTGGACCGTGTTGCAAAGAACGACGTTAGGTACCGATTTGTCATTGACATTGCTGCTGCTGATGCTAATGCTCGAATGCCTTCCAAACTTTAG